A single Tenacibaculum sp. 190524A02b DNA region contains:
- the accC gene encoding acetyl-CoA carboxylase biotin carboxylase subunit, with product MKKILVANRGEIALRVMRTAKKMGIKTVAVFSEADRNSPHVSFADEAVCIGAAPSNESYLLGEKIITVAKELQVDGIHPGYGFLSENAAFSEAVASNGITFIGPKSKAIEVMGSKLAAKEAVKAYDIPMVPGIEEAVTDVAYAAKIADEIGYPILIKASAGGGGKGMRVVEKAEDIKEQMERAISEATSAFGDGSVFIEKYVGSPRHIEIQVLADGHGNIVHLFERECSVQRRHQKVVEEAPSSVLTPEIREKMGEAAVKVAKACDYLGAGTVEFLLDENKNFYFLEMNTRLQVEHPVTELITGVDLVEEQIKIARGEVLSFSQEDLTIKGHALELRVYAEDPLDGFTPSIGTLETYKIPNGENIRVDDGFEEGMEIPIYYDPMISKLITYGDTREEAIQLMKKAIDNYKIKGIATTLPFGKFVCEHEAFISGNFDTHFVKKYYSKESLETTYKAEASVAAKIALQHYLNEQQLLKVPTREI from the coding sequence ATGAAGAAAATATTAGTTGCCAATAGAGGAGAAATTGCTTTGCGGGTAATGCGTACTGCAAAAAAAATGGGAATTAAAACTGTAGCTGTATTTTCTGAAGCAGACAGAAATTCACCGCATGTTTCTTTTGCAGATGAAGCGGTTTGTATAGGGGCAGCTCCTTCTAATGAATCGTATTTATTAGGTGAAAAAATTATAACTGTAGCCAAAGAATTACAGGTAGATGGCATACACCCAGGGTATGGGTTTTTAAGTGAAAATGCTGCTTTTTCAGAAGCTGTAGCCAGTAATGGAATTACTTTTATAGGGCCAAAGTCTAAGGCTATAGAAGTTATGGGGAGTAAGTTAGCAGCCAAAGAAGCGGTAAAAGCTTATGATATTCCTATGGTTCCAGGCATAGAAGAAGCAGTTACAGATGTAGCATATGCTGCTAAAATAGCAGATGAAATTGGGTATCCTATTTTAATTAAAGCTTCTGCTGGAGGCGGAGGAAAAGGAATGCGTGTAGTAGAAAAGGCAGAAGATATAAAAGAACAAATGGAGCGAGCTATTTCAGAAGCCACTTCTGCTTTTGGTGATGGTTCTGTATTTATAGAAAAATATGTAGGCTCTCCACGTCATATAGAAATTCAAGTATTGGCAGATGGCCATGGAAATATTGTACATTTATTTGAAAGAGAGTGTTCAGTTCAAAGACGTCATCAAAAAGTAGTAGAAGAAGCACCTTCTAGTGTGTTAACACCTGAAATTCGTGAAAAGATGGGGGAGGCTGCTGTAAAAGTAGCAAAAGCTTGTGATTATTTGGGTGCAGGAACTGTAGAGTTTTTATTAGATGAAAATAAAAATTTTTACTTTTTGGAAATGAATACGCGTTTACAGGTTGAGCACCCAGTTACAGAATTGATTACTGGGGTAGATTTAGTAGAGGAGCAAATAAAAATAGCTAGAGGTGAGGTTTTGTCTTTTTCGCAAGAAGATTTAACTATTAAGGGTCATGCATTAGAACTTCGTGTTTATGCAGAAGATCCTTTAGATGGTTTTACGCCAAGTATAGGAACTTTGGAAACGTATAAAATTCCAAATGGAGAAAATATTAGAGTAGATGATGGTTTTGAAGAAGGGATGGAAATTCCCATTTATTATGACCCAATGATTTCTAAGTTGATTACTTATGGAGATACAAGAGAAGAAGCCATTCAACTTATGAAAAAAGCAATTGATAATTATAAAATTAAAGGAATTGCTACCACATTACCATTTGGGAAATTTGTTTGTGAGCATGAAGCCTTTATTTCTGGTAATTTTGATACACATTTTGTAAAAAAGTATTATTCAAAAGAAAGTTTAGAGACTACCTATAAAGCAGAAGCTTCAGTTGCTGCAAAAATTGCTTTGCAACACTATTTAAATGAACAACAACTTTTAAAAGTACCTACTCGTGAAATCTAA
- a CDS encoding ATP-binding protein — protein MEKKLKQQPINLIKVVLFGPESTGKTTLSRQLARHYNTVWAPEFARDYLQDKWNNERKVCEQSDILPIAEGQIQLENSLAKKADKILICDTDLLETKVYSEEYYGGFVDPILDKAAVNNTYDIYFLTYIDTPWEEDDLRDRPEQRLEMFMAFENALKKYNRPYVLLKGDKETRLQKAVSIIDDLLATKENLYSFSDTLNDFDMHFMHQQGDITHFSF, from the coding sequence ATGGAAAAAAAACTTAAACAACAACCAATTAACTTAATTAAAGTAGTTTTATTTGGTCCAGAAAGCACTGGAAAAACCACTTTATCAAGGCAATTAGCACGTCATTACAATACCGTTTGGGCACCTGAGTTTGCCAGAGATTATTTGCAAGACAAATGGAATAATGAGCGTAAAGTATGTGAACAATCAGACATATTGCCTATTGCTGAAGGTCAAATACAATTAGAAAATAGTTTAGCTAAAAAGGCAGATAAAATTCTAATTTGCGATACCGATTTACTGGAAACTAAAGTGTATTCTGAAGAATATTACGGTGGATTTGTGGATCCAATATTAGATAAAGCGGCAGTAAATAACACCTATGATATTTATTTTTTGACCTATATTGATACACCTTGGGAAGAAGATGATTTAAGAGATAGACCCGAGCAACGATTAGAAATGTTTATGGCTTTTGAAAATGCCTTGAAAAAATACAACAGGCCATATGTTTTATTAAAAGGAGATAAAGAAACCCGGTTACAAAAGGCTGTAAGTATTATTGATGATTTATTAGCTACTAAAGAAAACTTATATTCTTTTTCTGATACTTTAAATGATTTTGATATGCATTTTATGCATCAACAAGGAGATATAACCCATTTCTCTTTCTAG
- a CDS encoding LytTR family DNA-binding domain-containing protein → MLKAVIVDDEPKAIQGLTWELSNFSNDIEVITTFNEADEAINYLNSNTIDCLFLDIEMPTMDGFQLLKKLEKKDFAIVITTAYNEYAIKALKNQAIDYLLKPIDSDDLEETLNRIKSYHSKTSSVSKFDQILSSFNQKFNRRKITISTDGKLIFLEQSEILFVESDGNYCSIHTTNNKKIVITKKLKEVNTLLPEDHFFRIHNSYIINLNKIKEFLKSDGYVILENNHKIPVSRQKKSDFLDKF, encoded by the coding sequence ATGTTAAAAGCTGTAATTGTAGATGATGAACCTAAGGCAATACAAGGGCTTACTTGGGAGTTGTCAAACTTCAGTAATGATATAGAGGTGATAACCACCTTTAATGAAGCGGATGAAGCCATTAATTATTTAAACTCAAACACAATAGATTGTTTGTTTTTAGATATTGAAATGCCTACAATGGACGGTTTTCAATTGCTGAAAAAGTTAGAAAAAAAAGATTTTGCAATTGTAATTACTACTGCTTATAATGAGTATGCTATTAAAGCTTTAAAAAATCAAGCTATTGATTATTTGCTAAAACCTATTGACTCTGATGACTTAGAAGAAACGTTAAATAGAATTAAAAGTTATCATTCAAAAACAAGCAGTGTTAGTAAGTTTGATCAAATTTTATCTAGTTTTAACCAAAAGTTTAACAGACGCAAAATAACTATTAGTACAGATGGAAAGCTTATTTTTCTAGAACAATCTGAAATTTTATTTGTTGAGTCAGATGGGAACTATTGTTCTATTCATACAACTAACAATAAAAAAATTGTAATAACTAAAAAATTAAAAGAAGTTAATACCTTACTTCCTGAAGATCATTTTTTCAGAATCCATAATTCTTACATTATTAATTTAAATAAGATAAAAGAATTTTTAAAGTCTGATGGATATGTTATACTGGAAAACAATCATAAAATTCCGGTTTCTAGACAAAAAAAATCCGATTTTTTAGACAAATTTTAA
- a CDS encoding acetyl-CoA carboxylase biotin carboxyl carrier protein subunit → MSKSFKTTVNSLYQFDIEQTDLEDLDISKKSKNQYHLINENRNYKTQILESNFNQKQYTVEVNGNVYNVKIADSLDLLISELGMEASSNKKENTIKAPMPGLIVSINVDLNQEVKEGDGVLVLEAMKMENTLVAPQDGVVKSISVNSGDKVEKNEILIEIEA, encoded by the coding sequence ATGAGTAAATCTTTTAAAACTACCGTTAATTCTTTATATCAATTTGATATTGAACAAACAGACTTAGAGGACTTAGATATTAGTAAAAAGTCTAAAAATCAATATCATTTAATTAATGAAAATCGAAATTATAAAACCCAAATTCTAGAAAGTAACTTTAATCAAAAACAATACACTGTTGAAGTAAATGGGAATGTTTACAATGTGAAAATTGCAGATTCGCTTGATTTGTTGATTAGTGAATTGGGTATGGAAGCCTCTTCTAATAAAAAAGAGAATACTATTAAAGCACCTATGCCAGGGCTTATTGTTTCTATTAACGTTGACTTAAATCAAGAAGTGAAAGAAGGAGATGGAGTATTGGTTTTAGAAGCCATGAAAATGGAAAATACACTAGTTGCACCACAAGATGGAGTTGTAAAATCCATTTCTGTAAATTCTGGAGATAAAGTTGAAAAAAATGAAATTTTAATTGAAATAGAAGCATAA
- the ahcY gene encoding adenosylhomocysteinase, producing MSTNATTYVPHKVKDISLADWGRKEIELAEAEMPGLMSLREEYKDEQPLKGARIAGCLHMTIQTAVLIETLQALGAEVTWSSCNIFSTQDQAAAAIAAAGTAVYAWKGMNEEEFDWCIEQTLFFGEEKKPLNMILDDGGDLTNMVLDKYPHLVDGIKGLSEETTTGVHRLYERMKNGTLPMPAINVNDSVTKSKFDNKYGCKESAVDAIRRATDVMLAGKRVVVCGYGDVGKGTAASFRGAGSIVTVTEIDPICALQAAMDGFEVKKLETVVGKADIVITTTGNKDIVRGEHFEAMKDKTIVCNIGHFDNEIDMAWMNGNHGDSKVEIKPQVDKYTVKGNDIIVLAEGRLVNLGCATGHPSFVMSNSFTNQTLAQIELWKNSEAYKNEVYMLPKHLDEKVAKLHLAKIGVELTELRQDQAEYIGVTIEGPYKPEHYRY from the coding sequence ATGAGCACAAATGCTACAACATATGTACCGCACAAAGTTAAAGATATTTCTTTAGCGGATTGGGGTAGAAAAGAAATTGAATTAGCTGAGGCTGAAATGCCTGGTTTAATGAGTTTGCGTGAAGAGTATAAAGATGAGCAACCTTTAAAAGGAGCTAGAATTGCTGGTTGTTTACACATGACTATTCAAACTGCTGTTTTAATTGAAACTTTACAAGCTTTAGGTGCAGAAGTTACTTGGAGTTCATGTAATATTTTTTCTACGCAAGATCAGGCTGCTGCTGCTATTGCTGCTGCTGGTACTGCTGTATACGCTTGGAAAGGAATGAACGAAGAAGAGTTTGATTGGTGTATTGAGCAAACCTTATTTTTTGGTGAAGAGAAAAAGCCTTTAAACATGATTTTAGATGATGGTGGAGATTTAACAAACATGGTATTAGATAAATATCCTCATTTAGTAGATGGAATTAAAGGATTGTCTGAAGAAACTACAACAGGAGTACACCGTTTATATGAGCGTATGAAAAATGGTACATTACCAATGCCAGCTATCAATGTAAACGATTCTGTAACTAAGTCTAAGTTTGATAACAAATATGGTTGTAAAGAATCTGCGGTAGATGCTATTCGTAGAGCAACTGATGTAATGCTAGCAGGAAAACGTGTAGTTGTTTGTGGATATGGAGATGTAGGTAAAGGTACCGCAGCTTCTTTCCGTGGGGCAGGAAGTATTGTTACTGTTACTGAAATTGATCCAATTTGTGCGTTGCAAGCAGCTATGGATGGTTTTGAAGTAAAGAAACTAGAAACAGTTGTTGGTAAGGCTGATATTGTAATTACTACTACAGGGAACAAAGACATTGTACGTGGTGAGCACTTTGAAGCAATGAAAGACAAAACGATAGTTTGTAATATTGGACATTTTGATAATGAGATTGACATGGCTTGGATGAATGGAAATCATGGAGATTCTAAAGTTGAAATCAAACCTCAAGTAGATAAGTATACAGTTAAAGGAAATGATATTATAGTTTTAGCAGAAGGACGTTTAGTAAACTTAGGTTGTGCTACTGGACACCCAAGTTTTGTAATGTCTAACTCGTTTACCAACCAAACATTAGCTCAAATTGAATTGTGGAAAAATTCAGAAGCTTATAAAAATGAAGTGTATATGTTGCCAAAACATTTAGATGAAAAAGTAGCAAAATTACATTTAGCTAAAATTGGAGTTGAGTTAACTGAGTTGCGCCAAGACCAAGCAGAATATATTGGTGTTACTATTGAAGGACCATACAAACCTGAGCACTACAGATACTAG
- the pnuC gene encoding nicotinamide riboside transporter PnuC — protein sequence MNQIFDFLFGQYATYNPIDIWLEIIAVFFGFLSVWCSKKNNIWVFPTGMISTAIFVYLLLKWELLGDMMINAYYFAMSVYGWYIWTRKVDDERVTPISRTTTKEKKISLIIFVGTLVFVYLVYVSFDKWNNWTAYIDTVTTAIFFVGMWLMARRKIENWIYWIIGDIISVPLYLYKGFTFTSFQYLLFTVIAILGYLAWKKNLNNNQLT from the coding sequence ATGAACCAAATTTTTGATTTCCTTTTTGGGCAATACGCTACTTATAATCCTATAGATATTTGGCTAGAAATTATTGCCGTTTTTTTTGGTTTTTTATCAGTTTGGTGTTCTAAAAAGAATAACATCTGGGTATTTCCTACAGGAATGATTAGTACCGCTATTTTTGTATACTTACTTTTAAAATGGGAGTTGTTAGGAGATATGATGATTAATGCCTACTATTTTGCTATGAGTGTGTATGGTTGGTATATATGGACTCGTAAAGTAGATGATGAGCGGGTAACTCCAATTTCAAGAACTACCACTAAAGAGAAAAAAATTAGTTTAATTATTTTTGTAGGAACTTTAGTGTTTGTGTATTTAGTATATGTAAGTTTTGACAAATGGAATAACTGGACAGCTTATATAGATACGGTTACTACTGCCATTTTCTTTGTAGGAATGTGGTTAATGGCTAGAAGAAAAATTGAAAATTGGATATATTGGATAATTGGCGATATTATTTCAGTTCCCTTATATTTATATAAAGGATTTACCTTTACTAGCTTTCAATATTTATTATTTACGGTTATTGCAATTTTAGGATATTTAGCATGGAAAAAAAACTTAAACAACAACCAATTAACTTAA
- a CDS encoding acyl-CoA carboxylase subunit beta has product MKSKIEQLQHKLTEAKLGGGEKRINSQHKKGKLTARERIDYFLDEGSFEEIGILVTHRTTDFGMENQKFYGDGVVTGYGTVNGRLVYVFAQDFTVFGGSLSETHAEKICKIMDLAVKVGAPLIGLNDSGGARIQEGVRSLGGYADIFYRNVQASGVIPQISAIMGPCAGGAVYSPAMTDFTIMVENSSYMFVTGPNVVKTVTNEEVTSEELGGASAHSTKSGVTHLTAANDVQCLEDIKTLLSYMPQNNQEVTQKLPYTLADEYRQELATIIPDSANKPYDMRAVINGIADTDSFFEIHKDYAENIVVGFARLGGRSIGIVANQPMSLAGCLDVNSSKKAARFTRFCDCFNIPLLVLVDVPGFLPGTDQEWNAIITNGAKLLYALSEATVPRVSVITRKAYGGAYDVMNSKHIGSDMNFAWPSAEIAVMGAKGASEIIFKKEIAEAANKEAKLLEKEAEYADLFANPYTAAERGFVDEVILPEETRRKLIKAFAMLEGKKVDRPKRKHGNIPL; this is encoded by the coding sequence GTGAAATCTAAAATAGAACAATTACAACATAAATTAACCGAAGCCAAATTAGGTGGAGGAGAAAAGCGTATTAACAGTCAGCATAAAAAAGGAAAGTTAACAGCTCGTGAACGTATCGATTATTTTTTAGATGAAGGTTCTTTTGAAGAAATAGGCATCTTAGTTACGCATCGTACTACCGATTTTGGTATGGAAAATCAAAAGTTTTATGGAGATGGTGTAGTAACAGGTTATGGTACTGTTAATGGTAGACTAGTTTACGTTTTTGCGCAAGATTTTACAGTTTTTGGAGGCTCTTTATCAGAAACACATGCTGAGAAAATTTGCAAAATTATGGACTTAGCAGTGAAAGTAGGAGCGCCATTAATTGGTTTGAACGATTCTGGCGGTGCAAGAATCCAAGAAGGCGTTCGATCATTAGGTGGTTATGCTGATATTTTTTACAGAAATGTGCAAGCCTCTGGAGTGATTCCTCAAATTTCAGCTATTATGGGACCTTGTGCTGGTGGAGCAGTGTATTCTCCTGCCATGACGGATTTTACAATCATGGTTGAAAATTCAAGTTATATGTTTGTTACTGGGCCTAACGTAGTAAAAACAGTAACAAATGAAGAAGTAACTTCTGAAGAATTAGGAGGTGCAAGTGCACATTCAACTAAATCGGGAGTAACGCATTTAACAGCAGCTAATGATGTACAATGTTTGGAAGATATTAAAACATTATTGAGTTATATGCCGCAAAATAATCAAGAAGTAACGCAAAAACTGCCCTATACGTTGGCGGATGAATATAGACAAGAGTTAGCAACTATTATTCCTGATAGTGCTAATAAACCTTATGATATGCGTGCAGTGATTAATGGTATTGCCGATACGGATTCTTTTTTTGAAATTCATAAAGACTATGCGGAAAATATTGTGGTTGGTTTTGCTAGGTTAGGAGGCAGAAGTATTGGAATTGTGGCTAATCAACCTATGAGTTTAGCAGGATGTTTAGATGTAAATAGTTCCAAAAAAGCCGCTCGTTTTACACGTTTTTGTGATTGCTTCAATATTCCTTTATTGGTATTAGTAGATGTACCAGGGTTTTTACCAGGAACGGATCAAGAATGGAATGCTATTATTACCAATGGAGCAAAATTATTATATGCGCTTAGTGAAGCTACAGTACCTAGAGTTAGTGTAATTACACGTAAAGCTTATGGAGGAGCTTATGATGTAATGAACTCTAAACATATTGGTTCTGATATGAATTTTGCATGGCCATCTGCAGAGATTGCAGTAATGGGAGCTAAAGGAGCTAGTGAAATTATCTTTAAAAAAGAAATAGCGGAAGCAGCAAATAAAGAAGCGAAGCTATTAGAGAAGGAAGCAGAGTATGCGGATTTATTTGCAAATCCTTACACAGCAGCTGAACGTGGATTTGTAGATGAGGTTATTTTACCAGAAGAAACCCGTAGAAAATTAATAAAAGCTTTTGCCATGTTAGAAGGCAAGAAAGTGGATAGACCTAAAAGAAAGCATGGGAATATTCCTTTGTAG
- a CDS encoding tetratricopeptide repeat protein, whose protein sequence is MKRLLLNLLLLSTIIVSAQSVKNDSIINAFFKENLTGYFKVQHFFNKYRFDKTQIDLLLKKSTKNKNRLGQLYAYNMLGRYYRNNTNYEKALEYYTMALDLSRKEKALHAEIVTLNQIGVIYRRKDQIRSALNFHQFALELANKIDAPSKDIQISKSVSENSIGNIYLKLKQYKLALEKFHRAIVIQRELDDKRGLAINHQNIGFAYQNLGKLDSALTNYNKSLEYNLESDSKIGKVICHNSISNVLILQGNYQKAFKYINEVKQLSEQIGNKFYTSRVYNTLGYSQFKLGNLKEAKTYIKKSLNISLKHGIPTNTNKSYDYLSEIYKQKKDYKKAYEYYKKAIDGNHKTFNDRNIMYVNNLINKYDNEVKNNQIKNLAKENEITKLKLTRNRNILIIALVSIALFGVLLYAIYGQRLLNNDKKILMLEQEALQSQMNPHFVFNALNSIKLYIINNEQKNAVYYLNKFSKLIRSILESSKTKEVPLSDELKTMNLYMSIENIRFSNEIAYTESIDESINLEKVKVPPLILQPFLENAIWHGLSSKKGSKKVDLSVKKSTDEFIQIEIIDNGIGRAEAMKIKKSKSLKRKSIGIELTKQRLQNFTDGYKNNYSLIYIDLVDENRKPSGTKVSLKIPLV, encoded by the coding sequence ATGAAACGCCTCCTCTTAAACCTACTACTACTTTCTACTATTATTGTTTCTGCTCAAAGTGTTAAAAATGATAGTATTATTAACGCCTTTTTTAAAGAAAATTTAACGGGCTATTTTAAAGTGCAACATTTCTTTAATAAATACAGGTTTGATAAAACACAAATAGACCTTCTTTTGAAAAAGTCTACTAAAAATAAAAATAGATTAGGGCAATTGTATGCCTATAATATGTTAGGAAGGTATTATAGAAATAATACGAATTATGAAAAAGCTTTGGAGTATTATACAATGGCACTTGACCTTTCTAGAAAAGAAAAGGCCTTGCATGCTGAGATTGTTACGTTAAATCAAATTGGAGTTATATACAGGAGAAAAGATCAAATTAGGAGTGCGTTAAATTTCCACCAATTTGCATTAGAATTAGCTAATAAGATAGATGCTCCTTCAAAAGATATTCAAATTAGTAAAAGTGTTTCTGAAAATAGTATTGGTAATATTTACTTAAAACTTAAACAATACAAATTAGCTCTTGAAAAATTTCATAGAGCTATTGTTATACAAAGAGAGTTAGATGACAAAAGAGGTTTGGCTATAAATCATCAAAATATTGGTTTTGCATATCAAAATTTAGGAAAATTAGATAGTGCTTTAACTAATTATAATAAATCATTAGAATACAATTTAGAAAGTGATTCAAAAATTGGTAAAGTCATATGTCATAATAGTATTAGTAATGTATTAATTCTTCAGGGAAACTACCAAAAGGCCTTTAAGTATATTAATGAAGTAAAACAGTTGTCTGAACAAATAGGAAACAAGTTTTATACTTCTAGAGTATATAATACCTTAGGGTATTCTCAATTTAAATTAGGGAATTTAAAAGAAGCTAAAACATACATAAAAAAATCTTTAAATATTTCTTTAAAACATGGTATTCCTACAAATACCAATAAATCTTACGATTACTTATCTGAAATTTATAAACAGAAAAAAGATTACAAAAAAGCCTATGAATATTATAAAAAAGCTATTGATGGTAATCATAAAACATTCAATGATAGAAATATTATGTATGTAAATAACCTTATTAATAAGTATGATAATGAGGTTAAAAATAATCAAATAAAAAACTTAGCGAAAGAAAATGAAATAACAAAACTAAAGCTCACCAGAAATAGAAATATTTTAATCATAGCCTTAGTTTCTATAGCATTGTTTGGCGTATTGTTGTATGCTATTTATGGACAGCGATTGCTTAATAACGATAAAAAAATATTAATGTTAGAGCAAGAAGCATTGCAAAGTCAAATGAATCCTCATTTTGTATTCAATGCACTAAACTCTATTAAGCTTTACATTATAAATAATGAACAAAAAAATGCGGTTTATTATTTAAATAAATTTTCAAAATTAATTAGAAGTATTTTAGAATCATCAAAAACAAAAGAAGTGCCTTTAAGTGATGAGCTAAAAACAATGAACTTATATATGAGTATTGAAAATATCCGGTTTTCAAATGAAATAGCTTATACAGAAAGTATTGATGAATCGATAAATTTGGAAAAGGTAAAGGTTCCACCATTAATATTACAGCCCTTTTTAGAAAATGCAATTTGGCATGGATTGTCTTCTAAAAAAGGAAGTAAAAAAGTAGATTTATCTGTCAAGAAGTCTACTGATGAGTTTATTCAAATTGAAATAATAGATAATGGTATTGGTAGGGCAGAGGCAATGAAAATAAAAAAGAGTAAATCATTAAAAAGAAAATCTATAGGTATTGAGTTAACCAAACAAAGATTGCAGAATTTTACAGATGGATATAAAAACAATTATTCGTTAATATATATCGATTTAGTTGATGAAAATAGAAAGCCGTCAGGAACCAAGGTTTCTTTAAAAATACCACTTGTTTAA
- a CDS encoding thiamine-binding protein, whose protein sequence is MKISVELTLTPLQNEFEEPIINFIKKLRASGLTILENPLSTQVYGEYDEVMQLVTSELKNSFELIDNGILLMKIVKSDRSNYEPNF, encoded by the coding sequence ATGAAAATTTCAGTAGAATTAACATTAACCCCACTTCAAAATGAATTTGAAGAACCAATAATTAACTTTATTAAAAAATTGAGGGCTTCTGGTTTAACTATTTTAGAAAATCCGTTAAGTACGCAGGTATATGGCGAGTATGATGAAGTAATGCAGTTAGTTACTTCTGAGTTAAAAAACTCGTTTGAATTAATAGACAATGGTATTTTATTAATGAAAATTGTTAAATCTGACAGGAGTAATTATGAACCAAATTTTTGA
- a CDS encoding 4'-phosphopantetheinyl transferase family protein, which yields MPLYKTATVTDTTKALIWKIEESFSDLSEGIQLTESSLNRVNGMKSELHQRGFLSVRHLLKEVGYSDNDLIYDEFGKPHLKDGKFISITHSFNFSGIIISDDYPVGIDIEKQRDKIVKIARKFTPIEEYRTIANHNALVSKLTIVWGAKESLYKIYGKKKLLFRDHIYIEDFAFADGKTTGKINYKGDSSDYSINFLEFDGFTCVYAY from the coding sequence ATGCCTCTATATAAAACAGCAACAGTTACAGATACTACTAAAGCCTTGATTTGGAAGATTGAGGAATCTTTCTCTGATTTATCAGAAGGAATTCAACTAACTGAAAGTAGTTTAAACCGTGTAAATGGGATGAAATCTGAATTGCATCAAAGAGGTTTTTTAAGTGTACGCCATTTATTAAAAGAGGTTGGATATTCTGATAATGATTTAATTTATGATGAGTTTGGGAAACCTCATTTAAAAGACGGAAAATTTATATCTATTACACATTCTTTCAATTTTTCAGGTATTATTATTTCAGATGACTATCCTGTAGGAATTGATATTGAAAAGCAGCGTGATAAAATTGTAAAAATTGCTAGGAAATTTACACCAATTGAAGAATATAGAACTATTGCTAATCATAACGCTTTAGTTAGTAAATTAACAATTGTTTGGGGAGCTAAAGAGAGTTTGTATAAGATATACGGAAAGAAAAAACTACTTTTTAGAGACCATATTTATATTGAAGATTTTGCTTTTGCTGATGGAAAAACTACTGGAAAAATAAACTACAAAGGAGATTCTTCTGATTACAGTATTAACTTTTTAGAGTTTGATGGGTTTACATGTGTGTATGCGTATTAA
- the arfB gene encoding alternative ribosome rescue aminoacyl-tRNA hydrolase ArfB — MNIKQLINELSFKAVRSSGAGGQHVNKVSTKIELVFNVQKSQVLSETEKELLLKNLTRKLTIEGNLIITCQESRSQYRNKEIAIQKFVALIKESLKKRKKRKLTKPKKSAIQKRLDQKKILSEKKSNRQKLKF, encoded by the coding sequence ATGAATATTAAGCAATTAATTAACGAACTTTCTTTTAAAGCTGTTAGAAGCTCAGGAGCTGGTGGACAACATGTAAATAAAGTATCTACTAAAATTGAGTTGGTTTTTAACGTACAAAAATCACAAGTACTTTCTGAAACAGAAAAAGAATTGCTCCTTAAAAATTTGACTCGTAAATTAACGATAGAAGGTAACTTAATCATAACTTGTCAAGAAAGTAGATCACAATACCGAAATAAGGAAATTGCTATTCAAAAATTTGTAGCACTAATAAAGGAAAGTTTAAAGAAAAGAAAAAAGAGAAAACTAACAAAACCTAAAAAGTCAGCCATTCAAAAAAGATTAGATCAAAAAAAGATACTATCAGAAAAAAAGTCTAATAGACAAAAACTTAAATTCTGA